From the Ictalurus furcatus strain D&B chromosome 19, Billie_1.0, whole genome shotgun sequence genome, one window contains:
- the LOC128623045 gene encoding zinc finger protein 501-like, which yields MKSESRRRSLRKSPQTPAATGSEMYHCSDCGESFTKSHHLKDHEQIHTGEKPFYCGQCGKSFTFQSNLQRHERIHTGEKPYHCLQCGKSFTQLCNLQRHERIHTGQKPYLCGQCGKSFTLQSNLQQHELIHTGQKPYYCGQCGKSFTHKSTLQQHERIHTGEKPYYCSQCGKSFTFQSSLQRHQRIHTGEKPYHCGQCEKSFTCQRTLQQHLRIHTGEKPYLCGQCGKSFTFQSNLQQHELIHTGQKPYHCGQCEKSFTQPWTLQRHERIHTGLKPYYCGQCGKSFTCQRNLQQHLRIHTGEKPYHCGLCGKSFTFQSNLQKHLRIHTGEKPYHCSQCGKSFRDQRTLHSHQQSHTGQKLYLCRQCGRSYTHSSSLRAHKCSNIKPSDFDVKFSN from the exons ATGAAATCAGAGTCCCGACGGCGCTCTTTAAGAAAATCTCCACAGACTCCTGCTGCTACTGGCTCAGAG ATGTACCACTGCTCAGATTGTGGGGAGAGTTTTACTAAAAGTCATCATCTCAaagatcatgagcagatccacaCAGGGGAGAAGCCATtttactgtggacagtgtgggaagagttttacttttcagagtaatctccaacgacatgagcgcattcacacaggagaaaagccgtatcactgcttgcagtgtgggaaaagttttacCCAACTATGTAATCTCCAGcgacatgagcgcattcacacaggacagaagccgtatctctgtggacagtgtgggaagagttttactttaCAGAGTAATCTCCAACAGCATGAGCTCATTCACACGGGACAGAAGCCGTattactgtggacagtgtgggaagagttttactcataAGAGCACTCTCCAACaacatgagcgcattcacacaggggaAAAGCCATATTACTGCtcccagtgtgggaagagttttacttttcAGAGTAGTCTCCAACGACACCAgcgtattcacacaggagagaagccatatcactgtggacagtgtgagaagagttttacttgccaGCGTACTCTCCAACAGCATTtgcgcattcacacaggggaGAAGCCATATctctgtggacagtgtgggaagagttttacttttcAGAGTAATCTCCAACAACATGAGCTCattcacacaggacagaagccgtatcactgtggacagtgtgagaagagttttacCCAACCATGGACTCTCCAAcgacatgagcgcattcacacaggactGAAGCCGTattactgtggacagtgtgggaagagttttacttgccaGCGTAATCTCCAACAGCATttgcgcattcacacaggagagaagccgtatcactgtggactgtgtgggaagagttttacttttcAGAGTAATCTCCAAAAGCATttgcgcattcacacaggagagaagccgtatcactgctcgcagtgtgggaaaagttttcGTGACCAGAGGACCCTCCACAGCCACCAGCAGAGTCATACAGGACAGAAGCTGTACCTCTGCAGacaatgtgggcggagctataCGCATTCAAGTTCATTAAGGGCACACAAGTGCTCTAACATAAAACCATCAGATTTTGACGTGAAGTTCTCAAATTAA
- the LOC128623054 gene encoding uncharacterized protein LOC128623054, producing MNSPLVMSHRSSELLSPCKEGSSETKCVKQERHIRASFKGRFQTPAHLSIIRRLIIYTSIIHLSVILDSHDWLIMFLFGLGQRSSSIIFMLTGVDRCRSKVITNRHYLNRLIILSLHGELATTVPRRQCQLQTWPTRTTPPDHARAHVHQSTETPTLTVWGNRTTRGEKEEEGGGQDSNMEEDGLESLLVRGPLRKLFRTLCTSSKT from the exons ATGAACTCACCTTTAGTGATGTCACACAGAAGTTCAGAGCTTCTAAGCCCGTGTAAAGAAGGAAGCTCCGAGaccaagtgtgt AAAGCAAGAGCGCCACATCAGAGCATCTTTCAAGGGGAGATTCCAAACACCTGCTCACCTGTCGATCATTCGCCGGTTGATCATTTACACGTCAATAATTCACCTGTCAGTCATTCTGGATTCACATGATTGGCTcatcatgtttttatttg gtctaggtcaaaggtcatcatcaatcATATTTATGTTGACAGGTGTTGACAGgtgtaggtcaaaggtcatcaccaaccgtCATTATCTTAACAG ATTAATCATTCTGTCACTTCACGGCGAGCTcgcaactacagttcccagaagGCAgtgccaactacaaacatggccgacgagaaCTACACCTCCGGACCATGCACGCGCTCACGTTCACCAGAGTACtga AACCCCAACCTTGACAGTCTGGGGAAACAGAACCACgcgaggagaaaaagaagaagaaggaggagggcAAGACAGCAACATGGAGGAAGACGGATTGGAAAGTCTTCTGGTTCGGGGGCCGCTGAGAAAGCTTTTCCGGACATTATGCACATCCAGCAAGACCTGA